In a genomic window of Bradyrhizobium ontarionense:
- a CDS encoding sensor histidine kinase — MRSKWQKLKGMRRSITVLSAMLIGIVSTIMLICAAALLIRFGGDDDGTWGAADVADALKEAVARNAGGQLLVTQTPRLEKIIREFPTFWYVVSDKSGEVSFGPIPKWRPHKPSAVQDGTSFLAYVIDGETRNLKRMTAVRNTSVGEVWIETGGVAYTSTQLMLGTLTDATIVALPIILVLLATVVAALVFVPTLIARPVRAVATAAEMIDGVPDGRRLPERDAPAELLPLVAAFNRALSRIDFAAEAQRNFLSNAAHELRTPLTNARTMLESVEDAGLRTRLVAENQKLSTIVTMLLQLARISMEPAELADIDLVALARRVTAEHVPMALKAGGEIGFNGPQSPVWIRGSEPAIAVALSNLIRNAVIHAGSGGPILVAVDAAASLSVIDAGPGLQSDEFERLQQPFERGHARGEGMGLGLSIVSQVMAAHHGRLGLRETSGGGTTVELRFARAAQ, encoded by the coding sequence ATGAGATCGAAGTGGCAGAAGCTCAAGGGGATGCGCCGCTCCATCACGGTGCTGTCCGCGATGCTGATCGGTATCGTCAGCACGATCATGCTGATCTGCGCCGCCGCGCTGCTGATCAGGTTCGGTGGTGACGATGATGGCACGTGGGGGGCCGCCGACGTCGCTGATGCCTTGAAAGAGGCGGTTGCCCGCAATGCAGGAGGCCAGCTGCTCGTCACGCAGACGCCGCGCCTCGAGAAGATCATCCGGGAATTTCCGACCTTCTGGTATGTCGTGTCCGACAAGAGCGGCGAGGTCAGCTTCGGGCCGATCCCGAAGTGGCGTCCGCACAAGCCGTCGGCGGTGCAGGACGGCACCAGTTTCCTCGCCTACGTGATCGACGGCGAGACCAGAAACCTGAAGCGGATGACGGCCGTCCGGAACACGTCGGTCGGCGAGGTCTGGATCGAAACCGGTGGCGTCGCCTATACGTCGACGCAGCTGATGCTCGGCACGCTCACCGACGCGACGATCGTGGCGCTTCCCATCATTCTCGTACTGCTGGCGACGGTGGTCGCAGCGCTGGTGTTCGTGCCGACGCTGATCGCGCGCCCGGTGCGCGCGGTTGCGACCGCCGCCGAGATGATCGACGGTGTACCGGATGGCCGCCGGCTGCCCGAACGGGACGCGCCGGCCGAACTGCTGCCGCTGGTCGCGGCGTTCAATCGCGCATTGTCGCGCATCGACTTCGCCGCCGAGGCGCAGCGCAATTTCCTGTCCAACGCCGCGCATGAGCTGCGGACCCCGCTGACCAATGCGAGGACCATGCTCGAGTCGGTCGAGGATGCCGGCCTGCGCACCCGGCTCGTTGCCGAGAACCAGAAGCTGTCGACGATCGTCACCATGCTGCTGCAGCTCGCGCGCATATCGATGGAGCCGGCCGAACTCGCCGACATCGATCTGGTCGCGCTGGCCCGTCGGGTGACGGCCGAGCATGTGCCGATGGCGCTCAAGGCGGGGGGCGAGATCGGTTTCAACGGACCTCAGTCTCCGGTGTGGATCCGGGGGTCGGAGCCGGCGATCGCGGTCGCGCTTTCGAACCTGATCAGGAACGCCGTCATACATGCCGGGTCAGGAGGTCCCATTCTCGTCGCCGTCGACGCCGCCGCGAGTCTCAGTGTGATCGACGCCGGACCAGGCCTGCAGTCGGATGAGTTCGAACGCCTGCAGCAGCCGTTCGAACGCGGACACGCCCGCGGCGAAGGGATGGGATTGGGACTTTCGATCGTGTCTCAGGTGATGGCGGCGCATCATGGCCGCCTCGGGCTTCGCGAGACCTCAGGCGGCGGCACCACCGTCGAACTGCGCTTCGCGCGCGCCGCGCAGTAG
- a CDS encoding glycine-rich domain-containing protein translates to MQRARVKIDVEANEPGWTPAREELWRRIAAHDFEPDTPLNFTQRLARDHGWNLDETRAAIEAYRRFCFLAMVSPTPVTPSEAVDEVWHQHLIYSRDYWTVWCGERLQAPLHHDPTPGGPEAQMVYRRQYAETLALHERFFGPPSADLWPATHVRFAGPRYHVTDRNHCLIMPRPSAWLRRLFRR, encoded by the coding sequence GTGCAGCGCGCGCGGGTGAAGATCGATGTCGAGGCCAACGAGCCCGGCTGGACCCCCGCACGCGAAGAGCTGTGGCGGCGCATCGCCGCGCATGATTTCGAGCCCGACACGCCACTCAACTTCACACAGCGGCTGGCCCGCGACCATGGCTGGAATCTCGACGAGACCCGCGCCGCCATCGAGGCCTACCGCCGCTTCTGCTTTCTCGCCATGGTCTCGCCGACGCCGGTCACGCCGAGCGAGGCGGTCGACGAGGTCTGGCATCAGCACCTGATCTATTCGCGCGACTATTGGACGGTCTGGTGTGGCGAGCGGCTGCAGGCGCCGCTGCATCACGATCCCACCCCGGGCGGTCCGGAGGCGCAGATGGTCTACCGCCGCCAATATGCCGAGACCCTGGCGCTACACGAACGCTTCTTCGGGCCGCCGAGCGCCGATCTGTGGCCCGCGACACATGTGCGCTTCGCCGGCCCGCGCTATCACGTCACCGACCGCAACCATTGCCTCATCATGCCGCGGCCCAGCGCATGGCTGCGCCGTCTGTTCAGGAGATGA
- the draG gene encoding ADP-ribosyl-[dinitrogen reductase] hydrolase, whose product MTAPDVEERALAAYLGLAIGDALGATVEFMTTVEIAAQYGVHREIVGGGWLKLAPGEVTDDTEMSLALGRSLIRSGGFDARDVCEEFAAWLKTGPADVGNTCRRGIRRYVMHRTVEGAYAEGDAGNGAAMRVLPVALATLGAPDRAETWTLAQARATHHHPLSDDACLALVRMTHGLLQGTGKDAVHSEAEALVGRHKAFRFAPYPGQSSAFIVDTMQTVLHHYLATASFAECLVRTVNQGGDADTTGALAGMLAGATYGLDAIPARWRDRLDREVTDAIRAQAPRLLAIAREDR is encoded by the coding sequence ATGACCGCGCCCGATGTCGAGGAGCGCGCGCTCGCGGCCTATCTGGGCCTTGCGATCGGCGATGCGCTCGGCGCCACCGTCGAGTTCATGACGACCGTCGAGATCGCCGCGCAATATGGCGTGCATCGTGAGATCGTCGGCGGCGGCTGGCTGAAGCTCGCACCGGGCGAGGTGACCGACGACACCGAGATGTCGCTGGCATTGGGGCGCTCGCTCATCCGCAGTGGCGGCTTCGATGCCCGCGACGTCTGCGAGGAGTTCGCGGCCTGGCTGAAGACCGGTCCGGCCGATGTCGGCAACACCTGCCGGCGCGGCATTCGCCGCTACGTCATGCATCGCACGGTCGAAGGCGCGTACGCAGAAGGGGACGCCGGCAACGGCGCCGCGATGCGCGTGCTTCCTGTGGCGCTGGCGACACTCGGTGCGCCCGACAGAGCGGAGACATGGACGCTGGCGCAGGCCCGCGCTACCCATCATCATCCGTTGTCCGACGACGCCTGCCTCGCGCTGGTGCGCATGACGCACGGCCTGCTGCAGGGGACCGGCAAGGACGCCGTGCACAGCGAGGCCGAGGCTCTCGTCGGCAGGCACAAGGCGTTCCGCTTCGCGCCCTATCCCGGCCAGAGCTCGGCGTTCATCGTCGACACCATGCAGACGGTGCTGCATCATTACCTCGCGACGGCCTCATTCGCAGAATGTCTCGTGCGGACCGTCAACCAGGGCGGCGACGCCGACACCACCGGCGCGCTCGCCGGCATGCTCGCGGGCGCCACCTACGGGCTCGATGCGATCCCTGCGCGCTGGCGCGACAGGCTCGACCGCGAGGTCACTGATGCCATCCGCGCGCAGGCGCCGCGCTTGCTGGCGATCGCGCGCGAGGACCGATGA
- a CDS encoding autotransporter outer membrane beta-barrel domain-containing protein yields the protein MKLQVGQGIETLREVGTRCSRFRYESSVSALALGLAVLALGTGAASADCTPAAADSVTATCSGTTTNQGAGAPGTSGSTYGYGTGVETAVTVNVATGATVSGVNAGLNLHDGSIFNSGTITGTTFEGIQGFNLAIVNAAGATITGHNNGIDGFTAFVIVNSGTISGSSAIISPFGSGIITNNAGGLITGTNGGIAGGHGTQAIYNAGTISGGSVGVSVDNGSLVYNTGTISGGIFSIAITGSSIVNAGTINGVVSLTGATNTLTLLPGSVINGNVAGSPNNILQLGGSGTATFDISQLGYTAQYRAFSTFNKIDNSAWTLTGTSTYSGDVNVNGGNLRIDGNLASAASTTVNASGTLSGIGTVGRTTVASGGILAPGSGVAGTSLNVSGNLAFQSGAIYLVQVSPTAASTTNVSGTVTLGGATVNVAFAPGDYVAKSYTILTATGGVSGSFASTVAANSTTLTRSLSYDANNVYLNVALGYSGLAGLSGNQGAVGNALTHAFNAGGGIPAVYASLTPSGLTQASGQLGASTQQTTFGAMGQFMGLLTDPAQRSATSSPGGTTGYAEEDDRASAYAARRRSDAFAMVTKAPAAAFASRWSVWAAGFGGSQTTDGNAVAGSTNTASSLYGTAVGADYLISPNTQAGFALAGGGTNFSVTGQGWGRSDLFQAGAYLRHVQGPAYVSAALAYGWQNVTTDRIVTIAGTDHLSAAFNANAYSGRIEGGTRFVAPWIGGIGLTPYAAAQVTAFDLPAYTEHAVAGGGAFALAYAARTSTDTRTELGLRSDKSFAMQDAVLTLRGRVAWAHDFNPNRAVAATFQALPAASFVVNGAAQASDSALTTASAEMKWTNGWSAAATFEGEFSNVTRSYAGKGVVRYAW from the coding sequence ATGAAATTGCAGGTCGGACAGGGCATCGAAACGTTGCGTGAAGTGGGCACGCGTTGCAGCCGGTTTCGCTATGAGAGCAGCGTCTCGGCGCTTGCCCTCGGACTTGCGGTCCTGGCGCTGGGGACCGGAGCAGCCAGCGCCGACTGCACGCCGGCCGCCGCCGACAGCGTGACCGCGACCTGCTCCGGCACCACGACCAACCAGGGCGCGGGCGCGCCCGGGACGAGCGGCAGCACTTATGGCTACGGCACCGGCGTCGAGACGGCGGTCACCGTCAACGTCGCGACCGGAGCCACGGTCAGCGGCGTGAATGCCGGCCTCAACCTGCACGACGGCAGCATCTTCAATTCCGGAACGATCACCGGCACGACCTTCGAAGGCATTCAGGGCTTCAATCTGGCCATCGTCAATGCGGCCGGCGCCACGATCACGGGACACAACAACGGCATCGATGGCTTCACGGCCTTCGTCATCGTCAATTCCGGCACCATCTCCGGGTCGTCCGCCATCATCAGTCCGTTCGGCTCCGGCATCATCACCAACAATGCCGGCGGCCTCATCACCGGGACCAACGGCGGAATCGCCGGCGGCCACGGCACCCAGGCGATCTACAATGCGGGCACCATCAGCGGCGGCTCGGTGGGTGTTTCCGTCGACAATGGCTCGCTGGTCTACAACACCGGCACCATCAGCGGCGGGATCTTCAGCATCGCAATCACCGGCTCCTCGATCGTCAATGCCGGCACCATCAACGGTGTCGTCAGCCTGACCGGTGCCACCAATACGTTGACTCTGCTGCCGGGCTCGGTGATCAACGGCAATGTGGCGGGAAGCCCGAACAATATTTTGCAGCTCGGTGGCAGCGGCACCGCGACGTTCGATATCTCACAGCTCGGTTACACCGCGCAGTACCGCGCCTTCTCCACCTTCAACAAGATCGACAACTCGGCCTGGACCCTGACCGGCACCAGCACGTACAGCGGCGACGTCAACGTCAACGGCGGCAATCTGCGGATCGACGGCAATCTTGCTTCCGCCGCCAGCACGACCGTGAACGCGAGCGGCACCCTGAGCGGCATCGGCACGGTCGGCCGGACGACGGTCGCGAGCGGCGGCATCCTGGCGCCCGGCAGCGGCGTCGCCGGCACCTCGCTCAACGTCTCCGGCAATCTCGCCTTCCAGTCGGGAGCGATCTACCTGGTGCAGGTCTCACCCACGGCCGCGTCCACGACCAATGTCAGCGGCACCGTGACGCTCGGCGGCGCGACCGTGAACGTCGCCTTCGCGCCGGGCGACTACGTCGCGAAATCCTACACCATCCTCACCGCGACCGGCGGCGTCTCCGGCAGTTTCGCGTCGACCGTCGCTGCAAACTCGACCACGCTGACGCGGTCGCTCAGCTATGACGCCAACAACGTCTATCTGAACGTCGCACTGGGCTATAGCGGCCTTGCCGGTCTGAGCGGCAATCAGGGCGCCGTCGGCAATGCCCTGACCCATGCCTTCAACGCCGGCGGCGGCATTCCCGCGGTCTATGCGTCACTGACGCCGTCCGGCCTCACGCAGGCCTCCGGCCAGCTCGGCGCGTCGACGCAGCAGACGACGTTCGGCGCGATGGGGCAGTTCATGGGCCTGTTGACCGATCCGGCGCAGCGCAGCGCGACGAGTTCTCCGGGCGGCACGACGGGCTATGCCGAGGAGGACGATCGCGCCAGCGCCTATGCCGCGCGCCGGCGCAGCGATGCCTTCGCGATGGTCACCAAGGCGCCGGCCGCAGCATTCGCTTCGCGCTGGAGCGTGTGGGCCGCCGGCTTCGGCGGTTCGCAGACGACGGACGGCAATGCCGTAGCCGGCTCGACCAACACGGCGAGCAGCCTCTACGGGACCGCCGTCGGCGCCGACTATCTGATCTCGCCGAACACGCAGGCTGGCTTTGCGCTGGCCGGCGGCGGCACCAACTTCAGCGTCACCGGACAGGGATGGGGTCGCTCCGACCTGTTCCAGGCCGGCGCCTATCTGCGCCACGTGCAAGGCCCGGCCTACGTCTCGGCTGCCCTCGCCTATGGGTGGCAGAACGTCACGACCGACCGCATCGTCACCATCGCCGGCACCGATCATCTGAGCGCCGCGTTCAACGCCAACGCCTATTCCGGCCGCATCGAGGGCGGCACCCGCTTCGTCGCACCGTGGATCGGCGGCATCGGCCTCACGCCGTACGCGGCGGCCCAGGTGACCGCCTTCGATCTGCCGGCCTATACGGAGCACGCCGTCGCGGGCGGCGGCGCCTTCGCGCTGGCCTATGCAGCGAGGACGTCGACCGACACGCGCACCGAGCTCGGCCTGCGCAGTGACAAGTCGTTCGCCATGCAGGACGCCGTGCTGACCTTGCGCGGCCGCGTGGCCTGGGCGCATGACTTCAACCCGAACCGTGCCGTCGCCGCGACTTTCCAGGCTTTGCCGGCGGCGAGCTTCGTCGTCAACGGCGCGGCGCAGGCCAGCGATTCGGCGCTCACCACCGCCTCCGCCGAGATGAAATGGACCAATGGCTGGTCGGCGGCTGCGACCTTCGAGGGCGAGTTCTCGAACGTCACGCGCTCCTACGCCGGCAAGGGCGTCGTGCGTTACGCTTGGTGA
- a CDS encoding NAD(+)--dinitrogen-reductase ADP-D-ribosyltransferase yields the protein MNDAGQRPRRGIGHSTNLVGRPSEWLASCAFNDAAVPLHIWGVVEMNPSLFTMLAQADDLAEAGEAFSSYMMAMFGLDPEQHAAASAGQRRFRSSFLRLIQGWSFDSNGPEGAVLKGWVESRFGLCPSFHKEIIEHVASRAWTTYVEEKMSSRFHNNAIWVQLDLLFEFCQWAIRRFVCPGETHLTLYRGVNAFDEHWIVDRTARREAVIRLNNLVSFSSDRDTAGCFGDTILTARIPVSKILFFNSLLSSHALKGEGEYLVIGGEYRVSVDYV from the coding sequence ATGAATGACGCAGGACAGCGCCCGCGGCGCGGCATCGGGCATTCGACCAACCTGGTGGGACGGCCCTCGGAGTGGCTGGCGAGCTGCGCCTTCAACGACGCCGCCGTTCCGCTGCACATCTGGGGCGTCGTCGAGATGAACCCCAGCCTGTTCACGATGCTGGCGCAGGCGGACGACCTCGCCGAGGCCGGCGAGGCGTTCTCCTCCTACATGATGGCGATGTTCGGCCTCGATCCGGAGCAGCACGCCGCGGCGTCGGCGGGCCAGCGGCGCTTCCGCTCGTCGTTCCTGCGGCTGATCCAGGGCTGGAGCTTCGACAGCAACGGCCCGGAAGGCGCCGTGCTGAAGGGCTGGGTGGAGAGCCGGTTCGGTCTCTGCCCCTCCTTCCACAAGGAGATCATCGAGCACGTGGCGAGCCGGGCCTGGACGACCTATGTCGAAGAAAAGATGTCGAGCCGCTTCCACAACAACGCGATCTGGGTGCAGCTTGATCTCTTGTTCGAGTTCTGCCAATGGGCCATCCGCCGCTTCGTCTGTCCCGGCGAGACGCATCTGACGCTCTACCGCGGCGTCAACGCATTCGACGAGCATTGGATCGTGGACCGGACGGCGCGGCGCGAGGCGGTGATCCGGCTCAACAACCTCGTCTCGTTCTCGTCCGACCGCGACACCGCCGGCTGCTTCGGCGACACCATCCTCACCGCACGCATTCCCGTCAGCAAGATCCTGTTCTTCAACAGCCTGCTGTCCTCCCACGCGCTGAAGGGCGAGGGTGAATATCTGGTGATCGGAGGCGAATACCGGGTGAGCGTGGACTATGTGTGA
- a CDS encoding glycosyltransferase family 39 protein produces the protein MAAGTSCDFAFSAMAKRSDRNPAAWRRPFLSWLDGVEAGWAVPLLLACFVAVWTIYLVIAYCGAGLHPDVLETWTFGRHFAWGYAKHPPLMGWVAGAWTTVFPSADWSLHLMAMTNAALALWFVDLISRRFVTGDKRAIVLLLLMLTPVYQFHAQRFNANSVQLATWPLATYCFLRSFETPTMRWAAAAGVTAAIALLGKYYSVFLVASFALAALLHPQRRAYFTSAAPWISAVAGLAALGMHLDWLVASDAAPIHHALMHAQSDLSTSLQDSLSFVMGLAAAMAVPAVTWVMTAGTRITRFAKDFAALNDGLRLLFYVAIGTVGLPVATSLIIGTDLPSLWALQGLFLFAVLVVCGASYRIERFYTVNMAVVVAAIAIVTLTIAAPLHALYRNSFGYEEGRTFYRQVALETTRQWRELTGGPLEHVGGTESLAFATAFYSADHPLYGLPALPSQPDANTSPGAFTDHGWVSLCFREQADCIDAAEAMAVASGNYVRREFTVQSRLFGLAGLPRTVIAFLVSPAIGSGGGSRRSP, from the coding sequence ATGGCGGCTGGCACGTCCTGCGATTTTGCGTTCTCGGCGATGGCCAAACGGTCGGACCGCAATCCGGCGGCCTGGCGCCGGCCGTTCCTGTCCTGGCTCGACGGCGTCGAGGCCGGCTGGGCTGTGCCGCTGCTGCTGGCGTGCTTCGTGGCAGTCTGGACGATCTATCTCGTCATCGCCTATTGCGGCGCCGGGCTGCATCCGGATGTCCTGGAGACCTGGACGTTCGGACGACACTTCGCCTGGGGCTACGCCAAGCATCCACCGCTGATGGGATGGGTCGCCGGCGCCTGGACCACCGTGTTTCCGTCGGCCGATTGGTCGCTGCACCTGATGGCGATGACGAACGCGGCACTGGCGCTGTGGTTCGTCGACCTCATTTCGCGACGCTTCGTGACCGGGGACAAGCGAGCGATCGTCCTGCTGCTTCTGATGCTCACGCCGGTCTATCAATTTCACGCGCAACGCTTCAATGCCAACTCGGTGCAGCTCGCGACGTGGCCGCTCGCCACCTATTGTTTTCTGCGCTCGTTTGAAACCCCGACGATGCGTTGGGCCGCCGCAGCCGGCGTCACCGCCGCGATCGCGCTGCTGGGCAAGTACTATTCGGTCTTCCTGGTTGCGAGTTTCGCGCTGGCCGCGCTGCTCCATCCGCAGCGGCGGGCCTATTTCACGTCCGCTGCGCCCTGGATCTCCGCGGTCGCCGGCCTTGCCGCCCTGGGGATGCATCTGGACTGGCTGGTCGCATCCGATGCGGCGCCCATTCATCACGCGCTGATGCATGCGCAATCCGACCTGTCGACGTCGCTGCAGGATTCACTTTCCTTCGTGATGGGACTTGCCGCCGCGATGGCCGTACCGGCCGTGACCTGGGTCATGACGGCCGGCACGCGCATCACCCGCTTCGCCAAGGACTTCGCAGCGCTGAACGACGGCCTGCGGCTGCTCTTCTACGTCGCGATCGGAACAGTCGGCCTGCCCGTCGCCACCTCGCTGATCATCGGCACCGACCTGCCCTCGCTGTGGGCACTCCAGGGACTGTTCTTGTTCGCCGTGCTGGTCGTATGCGGCGCAAGCTATCGGATCGAGCGATTCTACACCGTCAACATGGCGGTCGTGGTCGCCGCAATCGCCATCGTGACCCTCACCATCGCCGCTCCGCTTCACGCACTCTACCGCAACAGTTTCGGTTATGAAGAAGGACGCACCTTCTACCGTCAAGTCGCATTGGAAACGACGCGCCAATGGCGCGAATTGACCGGGGGCCCGCTCGAACACGTCGGCGGCACCGAAAGCCTGGCCTTTGCGACCGCATTCTACAGTGCCGATCATCCGCTTTACGGGCTGCCCGCGTTGCCCTCTCAACCCGACGCGAACACATCGCCCGGCGCGTTCACGGATCACGGCTGGGTTTCGCTCTGCTTCCGTGAACAGGCCGATTGTATCGACGCGGCGGAAGCAATGGCCGTTGCGTCGGGGAATTACGTCAGGCGAGAGTTCACGGTGCAGTCGCGGCTGTTCGGACTGGCAGGACTGCCGCGAACAGTCATCGCATTTCTCGTGTCACCTGCGATAGGCAGCGGCGGGGGCAGTCGCCGTTCGCCTTGA
- a CDS encoding SH3 domain-containing protein, which produces MRTKRLFHVAALLIFIGLAEKAAAAEVAGYSGVNLNVRSGPNVRFAAVGLLGAGTSLTIHGCLAGYTWCDISASGLRGWASGAHIQFEYETRRVYVPAYAPRVEMPILTSHIDSYWHDYYRDRPFYDELPRWLDSHWEDDNSPPGWRDNWDDDYSGHEY; this is translated from the coding sequence ATGAGAACCAAGCGCCTCTTTCACGTCGCGGCACTGCTGATTTTCATCGGCCTTGCCGAAAAGGCCGCGGCGGCTGAAGTCGCGGGCTATTCCGGCGTCAACTTGAACGTTCGGTCCGGACCGAACGTGCGATTCGCGGCCGTCGGCCTCCTCGGAGCCGGCACATCGCTGACGATCCACGGCTGTCTCGCGGGCTACACCTGGTGCGACATCAGCGCCTCGGGACTTCGCGGCTGGGCGTCAGGCGCGCACATTCAATTCGAATATGAGACCCGTCGCGTCTATGTTCCGGCTTATGCGCCGCGCGTGGAGATGCCGATCCTCACCTCCCACATCGACAGCTATTGGCACGACTACTATCGCGATCGTCCATTCTACGACGAACTGCCGCGCTGGCTCGACTCCCACTGGGAGGACGACAATTCGCCGCCCGGCTGGCGTGACAATTGGGACGATGACTATTCCGGTCACGAATATTGA
- a CDS encoding flagellar basal body L-ring protein FlgH: MAPTLVHHPRRLVRSEAQGAVKPRAAEIGDIVTVVVSLADEARASDRTVQTESDGTTDRVAAKGEPSAAEQLRRGSPPSASGDKTTAPRRDAVRMSVAAVVTKVLLNGSLAVEGRRAMRIDGEIVDLAVAGVIRSDDICVDHTIDAVTMKQARISYRRRGTADGRQQPGDARN, from the coding sequence ATGGCTCCCACGCTTGTGCATCATCCAAGGCGACTGGTGCGAAGTGAAGCGCAGGGCGCCGTCAAGCCGCGTGCGGCGGAGATCGGCGACATCGTGACGGTCGTGGTCAGCTTGGCCGATGAAGCGCGCGCGTCCGATAGAACTGTGCAGACGGAGAGCGACGGCACCACAGATCGGGTCGCAGCCAAGGGCGAGCCTTCCGCTGCCGAGCAATTGCGGCGAGGGTCGCCGCCGAGTGCGAGCGGCGACAAGACAACGGCGCCCCGGCGGGACGCAGTGAGGATGAGCGTTGCCGCCGTGGTCACGAAGGTCTTGCTGAACGGCAGTCTGGCCGTCGAAGGACGGCGTGCGATGCGGATCGATGGCGAGATCGTCGACCTGGCAGTCGCCGGCGTCATCCGCTCCGACGACATTTGCGTCGATCACACGATCGACGCCGTGACGATGAAGCAGGCGCGCATCTCCTACCGCAGGCGCGGGACTGCCGATGGCAGGCAACAGCCGGGCGATGCGCGGAATTAG
- a CDS encoding TIGR04222 domain-containing membrane protein has protein sequence MPLNPFDWTAGPFLLLYVASAALIFWLGFRTRRTIGPAASTIHPLRELELAYLAGGEPRLGDAVLLGLASKNAATFTPRDHRITVTDQAALATLIDRPPRLGLHPEMTRPEFQKALGPLVARIRDRLTAIGYYPSNAQMTAFRSSVLPFVGALLLFGAIKAVVGSERHHPVGFLLILLAATCFAAYILAKPPTRTRAGNDALRNYQASHTRAGRAPREHELLLAVALSGAVVLSGTAYASVLATSKALGSSGDGGGGGCGGGGGGGGCGGCS, from the coding sequence TTGCCGCTCAATCCATTCGACTGGACTGCCGGCCCGTTCCTGCTGCTGTATGTTGCGAGCGCAGCCCTGATCTTCTGGCTGGGCTTTCGAACGCGGCGGACCATCGGTCCTGCCGCATCGACCATCCATCCCTTGCGCGAGCTGGAGCTGGCGTATCTGGCCGGCGGCGAGCCTCGTCTGGGCGACGCCGTTCTGCTCGGCCTCGCATCGAAGAACGCCGCGACGTTCACGCCTCGCGATCACAGAATCACCGTGACCGATCAGGCGGCCCTGGCCACCCTGATCGACAGACCACCGCGTCTCGGGCTGCACCCCGAGATGACGCGGCCGGAATTCCAGAAAGCGCTGGGGCCGCTGGTCGCTCGCATCCGGGACCGCTTGACGGCGATCGGCTACTATCCGAGCAACGCCCAGATGACCGCCTTCCGCAGCTCGGTGCTGCCTTTCGTCGGCGCCCTCCTGCTGTTCGGGGCCATCAAGGCCGTGGTCGGCTCCGAGCGGCATCATCCGGTCGGATTCCTGCTCATCCTGCTCGCAGCGACCTGCTTTGCAGCCTACATTCTCGCAAAGCCGCCGACGCGGACGCGCGCCGGCAACGACGCCCTGCGCAACTACCAGGCGTCGCACACGCGCGCGGGCCGTGCTCCGCGCGAGCATGAATTGCTGCTGGCGGTGGCGCTGTCCGGCGCGGTGGTGCTGTCCGGCACCGCCTATGCTTCGGTGCTGGCAACCTCGAAAGCGCTCGGCAGCAGCGGCGACGGCGGCGGGGGTGGCTGCGGCGGGGGCGGTGGTGGCGGCGGATGCGGCGGCTGCAGCTGA
- a CDS encoding response regulator, with product MRVLVVEDDPQLGIWLRDALATAFGSSDLVTTLDEGRAAIAVRNFELVVIDRGLPDGDGLALLPDLRQQKPSPATVVLTALDDPLDIARALDEGADDYVAKPFEPIELVARARAVLRRLFLDRGAVVSIANLSYDIVNRAVCVDEKPIVVPRRELAILESLVRRSGRVVLRETLESAAYGFEDEIQSNAIEAHVSRLRRRLREANCKAAIRPVRGLGYLLSGE from the coding sequence GTGCGCGTTCTGGTCGTTGAGGATGACCCTCAGCTCGGGATCTGGCTGCGGGATGCACTCGCGACGGCCTTCGGCTCGTCCGATCTCGTCACCACGCTCGACGAGGGGCGGGCGGCGATCGCTGTGCGCAATTTCGAGCTCGTCGTGATCGACCGTGGTCTTCCCGACGGCGACGGGCTGGCACTGCTGCCGGACCTGCGGCAACAGAAGCCAAGCCCGGCAACGGTGGTGCTGACGGCCCTCGACGATCCGCTCGACATTGCGCGTGCGCTCGACGAAGGCGCGGACGATTACGTCGCCAAGCCGTTCGAGCCGATCGAACTGGTCGCGCGCGCCAGAGCGGTGCTGCGGCGCCTGTTCCTCGACCGCGGCGCCGTGGTCTCCATTGCCAATCTGAGCTACGACATCGTCAATCGCGCCGTCTGCGTCGACGAGAAGCCGATCGTCGTGCCGCGGCGGGAGTTGGCGATTCTCGAGTCGCTGGTTCGTCGCAGCGGGCGGGTGGTCCTGCGCGAGACGCTCGAATCCGCGGCCTACGGCTTCGAGGACGAGATCCAGTCGAATGCCATCGAGGCCCACGTCTCGCGGCTGCGCCGCCGCCTGCGCGAAGCGAACTGCAAGGCCGCGATCAGGCCGGTCCGCGGCCTCGGCTATCTCCTGAGCGGCGAGTGA